One region of Arcobacter sp. CECT 8983 genomic DNA includes:
- a CDS encoding tyrosine-type recombinase/integrase, with protein MGIAKRVQTKFSGVFYRESFTNDKKDKTYYIRYKDTNGKDVEKKIGKYSEGFRENYCNQIRNEIITKQRIGEEPPAISKKKKKSILSIEKIAESYFEQRNDTRSTLTDKSNYNKYIKVFFNEIDIDNLNKTNIDSFSKYLQNITYSKDNKKLAEKTINNILNLFKTIIKYGVKNDFIKNDVSKYVKLFSIDNARERFLSKEEINTLFESSKNDDVLYLIYKIALNTGARLSSILNIQKNDIDFTHELLTLKDFKNKSTYKAFLTEELSQLLENYIINHDIKNKLFISNPERRLRALLDSLFNKDVEENDRKNKIVFHTLRHTFASHLAINGTPIFTIQKLMNHKDIKMTLRYAKLSPDSGREAVKDLYNI; from the coding sequence GTGGGAATAGCAAAGAGAGTTCAAACTAAATTTAGTGGTGTGTTTTATAGAGAATCTTTTACTAATGATAAGAAAGATAAAACTTATTATATCAGATATAAAGATACTAATGGAAAAGATGTCGAAAAAAAGATTGGAAAATATTCAGAAGGCTTTAGAGAGAACTATTGTAATCAAATAAGAAATGAAATAATTACAAAGCAACGAATAGGAGAAGAACCACCTGCTATATCAAAGAAAAAGAAAAAATCAATACTAAGTATAGAAAAAATTGCAGAGTCTTATTTTGAGCAAAGGAATGACACTAGAAGCACATTAACAGATAAGTCAAACTATAACAAATATATCAAAGTATTTTTCAATGAAATAGATATCGACAATTTGAATAAAACAAATATTGATAGCTTTTCAAAGTATCTACAAAATATAACCTACTCTAAAGATAACAAAAAACTTGCAGAAAAGACAATTAACAATATACTAAACCTATTTAAAACAATTATCAAATATGGAGTAAAGAATGACTTCATTAAAAATGATGTATCAAAATATGTTAAACTTTTTTCAATAGATAATGCAAGGGAAAGGTTTTTATCAAAAGAAGAGATAAATACTTTATTTGAAAGTTCAAAGAATGATGATGTTTTATATCTAATATATAAAATAGCATTGAATACTGGTGCTAGACTATCATCAATATTAAACATACAAAAAAATGATATTGATTTTACCCATGAACTATTAACACTTAAAGACTTTAAAAATAAAAGTACTTATAAAGCTTTTTTAACAGAGGAATTAAGCCAATTACTTGAGAACTACATCATAAACCATGATATTAAAAATAAACTCTTTATTTCAAATCCTGAGAGAAGATTAAGGGCATTACTTGATAGTTTGTTCAATAAAGATGTAGAAGAAAATGATAGAAAGAATAAAATAGTATTTCATACACTAAGACATACATTTGCAAGTCATTTAGCAATAAATGGAACTCCTATCTTTACGATTCAAAAGCTTATGAATCACAAAGATATAAAAATGACTTTGAGATATGCTAAATTGAGTCCTGATAGTGGGAGAGAAGCAGTTAAGGATTTATATAATATATGA
- a CDS encoding ATP-binding protein — translation MKEKYIKLNPFITMIVSVFIVLVLVIISYKFFIKSFEDLESQQNRKNISSILDIMNKKLSYIDAIINDYSKWDDTYNFINNKNDEYIYENFREGTNTLEDLKIDFLIFTNLKNEIIFTSTINNKYYKDNKHLVDNILDEYLQSKEFVTIYKENIKDNKDLSNNKFYLVKRAISNSDNSAKINGYIYAGKLISDSTFNSIKNIFNDVKINEDTYLNNDFTLHTQYLKNVKVKVAVNDSCSCLENTIQIYDHENNYSMSLITQNKRVLIQEGKSTIFYYNLIISIFVFIVLFLIFRNQRLLQTYNKELESKVNEAISTLREKDKLLFQQSKLASMGEMLGNIAHQWRQPLNVLSLLIQKVEIKYQTNSLDEKTLSEIVDKSKLLTNNMSETIEDFMNFFNPKQNDELFIIDDILEKTLNLFYARNNICKLNIFNNLTSKNKLKGSKNALIQVILNLLSNAFDSMKDKKECKIDLILKEDDKNLYILVKDYGLGIEKEIIERIFEPYFTTKFKSQGIGIGLYMSKMVIEENMKGSIIAQNDNDGATFKITIPYN, via the coding sequence ATGAAAGAAAAATATATAAAACTTAATCCTTTTATCACAATGATAGTTTCTGTATTCATTGTTTTAGTATTAGTTATCATTAGTTATAAGTTTTTTATTAAAAGTTTTGAAGATTTAGAAAGTCAACAAAATAGAAAAAACATATCTTCAATCTTAGATATTATGAATAAAAAACTTTCTTATATAGATGCAATAATTAATGATTATTCTAAATGGGATGACACTTATAATTTTATAAATAATAAAAATGATGAATATATTTATGAAAACTTTAGAGAAGGTACAAATACTCTTGAAGACTTAAAAATAGACTTTCTTATATTTACTAATTTAAAAAATGAAATAATCTTTACTTCAACAATAAATAATAAGTATTATAAAGATAATAAACATCTAGTAGATAATATTTTAGATGAATATTTGCAGAGTAAAGAATTTGTGACTATTTATAAAGAGAATATTAAAGACAATAAGGACTTAAGTAATAACAAGTTTTATTTAGTAAAACGAGCTATTTCAAATAGTGATAATAGTGCAAAAATCAATGGATATATATATGCAGGAAAATTAATCTCTGATTCTACTTTTAATAGTATAAAAAATATTTTTAATGATGTGAAAATCAATGAAGATACTTATTTAAACAATGACTTTACTTTGCACACTCAATACTTAAAAAATGTTAAAGTAAAAGTAGCAGTAAATGACTCTTGTTCTTGTTTAGAAAATACTATTCAAATTTATGATCATGAAAATAATTATTCTATGTCACTAATAACCCAAAATAAAAGAGTTTTAATACAAGAAGGTAAAAGCACAATCTTTTATTATAATTTGATTATTTCTATTTTTGTATTTATTGTATTGTTTTTAATCTTTAGAAATCAAAGACTTTTACAAACTTATAATAAAGAACTTGAAAGCAAAGTAAATGAAGCCATTAGTACTCTTAGAGAAAAAGATAAACTTCTTTTTCAACAATCTAAATTAGCCTCAATGGGTGAGATGCTAGGAAATATTGCCCATCAATGGAGACAGCCTTTAAATGTATTAAGTCTTTTGATACAAAAGGTTGAAATCAAGTATCAGACAAATAGTTTAGATGAAAAAACTTTAAGTGAAATAGTTGATAAAAGTAAACTACTTACAAATAATATGTCTGAAACAATTGAAGATTTTATGAACTTTTTTAATCCAAAACAAAATGATGAACTTTTTATTATAGATGATATTTTAGAAAAGACATTAAATCTTTTTTATGCAAGAAATAATATTTGTAAATTAAATATTTTCAATAATTTAACTTCAAAGAATAAATTAAAAGGTTCAAAAAATGCTCTTATTCAAGTTATATTAAACCTTTTAAGTAATGCCTTTGATAGTATGAAAGATAAAAAAGAGTGTAAAATAGATTTAATTTTAAAAGAAGACGATAAAAATTTATATATCTTAGTTAAAGATTATGGTTTAGGAATAGAAAAAGAAATTATAGAAAGAATATTTGAACCATATTTTACAACTAAATTTAAATCACAAGGAATAGGTATAGGTCTATATATGAGTAAGATGGTTATTGAAGAAAATATGAAAGGTTCTATTATCGCACAAAATGATAACGATGGGGCTACTTTTAAAATAACTATACCTTATAACTAA
- a CDS encoding type IV secretion system protein encodes MINLFHLINGIFEKATQQITRGIYDVGASIFNNEFFTSVFALFILYVGFLIAFRKIQTEELAYKLVWTICIFSLVKAFMYDRYYYEMLVSFLNLPMSIFTEMISRVVHSANSDADIATLINVLYTASDNLTETILKEAGWSNISAYIYGFVVWVTSTFLILIILLTTVFSTFLAKVILALGTFIVPFMLIKKTEYIFYSWCKLYISVSLYVPFTVLFGLVAIETANLTMNISKTLETDFNNNIQLILALVVAQALTIVAIFKIPNIINQIIGSSNEGSSLTSGVGTVSAGATAVGAFSKFTGLNFVSKAAQSGVSKASSSVAKKSAEKWNDIRVKGGK; translated from the coding sequence ATGATTAATTTATTTCACTTAATAAATGGAATTTTTGAAAAAGCCACACAACAAATTACAAGGGGTATTTATGATGTAGGTGCTTCAATATTTAATAATGAGTTTTTTACAAGTGTATTCGCATTATTTATTCTTTATGTAGGCTTTTTGATCGCTTTTAGAAAAATACAAACAGAAGAACTAGCATATAAATTAGTTTGGACTATTTGTATATTCTCATTAGTTAAAGCATTTATGTATGATAGATATTATTACGAAATGTTAGTTTCCTTTTTAAACTTACCAATGTCGATATTTACAGAAATGATTTCAAGGGTTGTTCATTCAGCTAATAGTGATGCAGATATTGCTACTTTGATAAATGTTTTATATACGGCATCAGATAATCTTACTGAAACAATTTTAAAAGAGGCTGGCTGGTCTAATATAAGTGCTTATATTTATGGCTTTGTTGTTTGGGTTACTTCAACATTCTTAATTCTTATTATTTTACTAACAACAGTATTTAGTACATTTTTAGCTAAAGTCATTTTAGCTTTAGGAACTTTTATTGTTCCATTTATGCTTATTAAAAAGACAGAGTATATTTTCTATAGTTGGTGCAAGCTCTATATATCTGTTTCTCTTTATGTACCTTTTACAGTTTTATTTGGTCTTGTTGCAATTGAAACTGCAAATTTGACAATGAATATTTCAAAAACATTAGAGACTGACTTTAATAATAATATTCAATTAATTTTAGCCTTAGTGGTAGCACAAGCATTAACAATAGTTGCAATTTTTAAAATACCAAATATTATAAATCAAATTATAGGAAGTTCAAATGAGGGAAGTTCATTAACAAGTGGAGTAGGAACTGTATCAGCAGGAGCAACAGCAGTAGGAGCATTTTCTAAGTTTACAGGATTAAATTTTGTTAGTAAAGCTGCTCAATCAGGTGTAAGTAAAGCAAGTAGTTCAGTAGCTAAAAAGTCTGCTGAAAAATGGAATGATATTAGAGTAAAAGGTGGCAAGTGA
- a CDS encoding response regulator transcription factor, producing MAKVLYVEDNSEVSEIMKDMLEAFFEEVYVAKDGIEGLELYKKYKPELVISDILMPRMNGINLAKEIRKINKDAKIVLITADNDENYYLEAKKLGVLGYFRKPFDFAELQYLFNNL from the coding sequence ATGGCAAAAGTACTTTATGTTGAAGATAATAGTGAAGTTTCAGAAATAATGAAAGATATGTTAGAAGCTTTTTTTGAAGAAGTTTATGTTGCAAAAGATGGAATAGAGGGATTAGAACTTTATAAAAAGTATAAACCTGAATTAGTTATTAGTGACATATTAATGCCTAGAATGAATGGAATAAATCTAGCTAAAGAAATTCGGAAAATAAATAAAGATGCAAAAATTGTATTAATAACTGCGGACAATGATGAGAATTACTATTTAGAAGCAAAAAAATTAGGGGTATTAGGTTATTTTAGAAAGCCTTTTGATTTTGCAGAACTTCAATATCTTTTTAATAATTTGTAA
- a CDS encoding methyl-accepting chemotaxis protein: MLNYKSLYLRMTLIHLTGIILLPINAIFFTQEYFSQVVQIIIAIALIFHELDERKNGNNLSKELIKFLKNMDKKDVTFKINTSMSSEYSEIKNIIEEREKILIKKEKKENELIEEAKKVMQKVKEGTYSSTIVSQTSNIAIEEFKKTVNDMIDDTKKNYSIINSVLEEYINYDYRNKLVLNGITVDSELSILVNAVNKLKEAITQMLLENKSTGVNLQSSSKTLLTNVDKLNISSDESVSSLKDTTSVLENVTVNVSKISEQTISMSKLANTVVKSSKDGETLANKTNVAMDEINTQVKAINESISIIDDIAFQTNILSLNAAVEAATAGEAGKGFAVVAQEVRNLANRSTEAAKEIKNLVELANQKANEGKVIANNMIEGYSNLNTDISKTIEIIDNVANISEEQRKGVIKINEAISILEKQIKSNNEVSIEANNIAIKTLDIAETIVAKANEKEFEGKDSIKCEKCS; this comes from the coding sequence ATGCTTAACTACAAATCATTATATTTAAGAATGACACTTATTCATTTAACAGGAATAATACTCTTACCAATAAATGCAATATTTTTTACACAAGAGTATTTCTCTCAAGTAGTTCAGATTATAATTGCTATTGCACTTATATTTCATGAATTAGATGAAAGGAAAAATGGTAATAATCTATCAAAAGAACTTATAAAATTTTTAAAAAATATGGATAAAAAAGATGTGACTTTTAAAATAAATACCTCAATGTCAAGTGAATATTCTGAAATAAAAAATATCATAGAAGAACGCGAAAAGATATTGATTAAAAAAGAGAAAAAAGAAAATGAATTAATAGAAGAAGCAAAAAAAGTAATGCAAAAAGTTAAAGAAGGAACTTATTCAAGTACAATTGTTTCCCAAACCTCAAATATTGCAATAGAAGAGTTTAAAAAAACAGTTAATGACATGATAGATGATACTAAAAAAAATTATTCTATCATAAATTCTGTTTTAGAAGAATACATTAATTATGATTATAGAAATAAGTTAGTATTAAATGGAATAACTGTTGATAGTGAATTAAGTATTTTAGTAAATGCTGTAAATAAATTAAAAGAAGCAATAACACAGATGTTATTAGAAAATAAAAGCACTGGAGTAAATCTTCAATCTTCATCTAAAACTTTATTGACAAATGTAGATAAGTTAAATATATCATCTGATGAATCAGTTAGTAGTTTAAAAGATACTACATCAGTATTAGAAAATGTTACAGTAAATGTATCAAAGATATCAGAGCAAACTATTTCTATGTCAAAATTAGCCAATACTGTTGTAAAATCATCAAAAGATGGTGAAACACTAGCTAATAAAACTAATGTTGCAATGGATGAAATTAATACTCAAGTAAAAGCAATAAATGAGTCAATATCTATTATTGACGATATTGCATTTCAAACTAATATATTGTCACTTAATGCTGCAGTTGAGGCAGCAACTGCAGGAGAAGCTGGAAAAGGTTTTGCAGTAGTAGCACAAGAAGTAAGAAATTTAGCCAATAGATCTACTGAAGCAGCAAAAGAGATAAAAAATTTAGTTGAGTTAGCTAATCAAAAAGCTAATGAAGGTAAAGTTATTGCAAACAATATGATAGAAGGTTATTCTAATCTAAATACGGATATTAGTAAAACCATTGAAATTATAGATAATGTTGCTAATATTTCAGAAGAGCAAAGAAAGGGTGTCATAAAGATAAATGAAGCTATATCTATTTTAGAGAAGCAAATAAAATCAAATAATGAAGTATCAATAGAAGCAAATAATATAGCTATTAAGACATTGGATATAGCTGAAACTATTGTTGCGAAAGCAAATGAAAAAGAGTTTGAAGGTAAAGACTCTATCAAGTGTGAAAAGTGTAGTTAA
- a CDS encoding helix-turn-helix domain-containing protein codes for MTLEELNLMLEPKLKNKICLNQSQVSDLLGVSPSTLSNWRAEGVSLAYMKVGKGTKNRILYNKVKLLEFLNSSENNIKVI; via the coding sequence ATGACACTAGAAGAATTAAATTTAATGCTTGAACCTAAACTTAAAAATAAAATTTGTTTAAACCAAAGTCAAGTAAGTGATTTATTAGGCGTATCTCCCAGTACACTTAGTAATTGGAGAGCAGAAGGGGTTTCTCTTGCATATATGAAAGTAGGAAAAGGAACTAAGAATCGTATTTTATATAACAAAGTAAAGCTATTAGAATTTTTAAATAGTTCTGAGAATAATATAAAAGTAATTTAG
- a CDS encoding tetratricopeptide repeat protein translates to MRVINKLLLFFILSVSLNANTFEEAEKYLNEKNYSKALELFTDLALHEENAKAQYNLGVMNYNGLGTKQNKELAFFWYEQASTNGNLEATNNLAYMYSIGEVVEKNIKKARELYEQAANEGYALAQLNTAMFYEKNPTKENLKKAFNYYEMSAKQGVIMAQNNLASMYYYGKGVKKDIEKAFYWYTKASNANNEVASYNLSMMYLTGEYVQRDYEVAVSLLEKSVKKDYKVAILKLADIYRIGSVVSQDYKRAFSLYEQAAKQNSLKAMYYLGLFYYKGYGVLKDLGKAKLWMKRAADRGHERSKNFLELHKM, encoded by the coding sequence ATGAGAGTAATAAATAAACTTTTACTTTTTTTTATTTTGAGTGTCTCTTTAAATGCAAACACCTTTGAAGAAGCAGAAAAATATCTAAATGAAAAGAACTATTCAAAAGCCTTAGAACTATTTACTGATTTAGCTTTGCACGAAGAGAATGCAAAAGCACAATATAATCTTGGAGTCATGAACTATAACGGACTTGGAACTAAACAGAATAAAGAACTTGCTTTTTTTTGGTATGAACAAGCCTCAACTAATGGAAACTTAGAAGCTACAAATAATTTAGCTTATATGTATTCAATTGGTGAAGTCGTAGAAAAAAATATAAAAAAAGCAAGAGAGTTATATGAACAAGCTGCAAATGAAGGTTATGCCTTAGCTCAATTAAATACTGCTATGTTTTATGAAAAAAACCCAACAAAAGAAAATCTAAAAAAAGCATTTAATTACTATGAAATGTCTGCAAAGCAAGGAGTTATAATGGCTCAAAATAATCTTGCTTCTATGTATTATTATGGAAAAGGTGTTAAAAAAGATATAGAAAAAGCTTTTTATTGGTACACAAAAGCTTCAAATGCCAATAATGAAGTAGCCTCTTATAATTTATCTATGATGTATCTAACAGGTGAATATGTACAAAGAGACTATGAAGTGGCAGTTTCTTTACTAGAAAAGTCTGTAAAAAAAGATTATAAAGTAGCAATTTTAAAACTTGCCGATATTTATCGAATAGGAAGTGTAGTAAGCCAAGATTATAAAAGAGCATTTTCTTTATATGAACAAGCTGCTAAGCAAAATAGCTTAAAAGCAATGTATTATCTTGGATTATTTTATTACAAAGGTTATGGCGTACTAAAGGATCTTGGTAAAGCAAAGCTATGGATGAAAAGAGCGGCTGATAGAGGACATGAAAGGTCAAAGAATTTTCTTGAGTTACATAAAATGTAA
- a CDS encoding FmdE family protein: MKYPKFFDEVETINLQDDLSLFLGSLEDGLVEFSYLDIVKTAGHSCPTVAGAYIMTLVALKELYENEIPKRGEIYVSFKEDSREGTTGVIANVITQITGATETFGFKGLNGKFKRFGLMKFNDNITTSAKFQRLDTNKTIEIIYNPNVISFKSRVPVLMEKLLKGIATNNEKKEFGVLWQERVKNIFENIDKVIKII; the protein is encoded by the coding sequence ATGAAATATCCAAAGTTTTTTGACGAGGTTGAAACAATAAATCTACAAGATGATTTATCATTGTTTTTAGGATCTTTAGAAGATGGTTTAGTAGAGTTTAGCTATTTAGATATAGTAAAAACAGCAGGACATTCATGCCCAACTGTTGCCGGGGCTTATATTATGACTCTTGTTGCATTAAAAGAATTATATGAAAATGAAATTCCTAAAAGAGGAGAAATTTATGTCAGTTTTAAAGAGGATTCAAGGGAAGGTACAACGGGTGTTATTGCAAATGTAATCACACAAATAACAGGTGCAACAGAAACTTTTGGATTTAAAGGATTAAATGGGAAGTTTAAAAGGTTTGGTTTAATGAAATTTAATGACAATATAACCACAAGTGCAAAGTTTCAAAGACTAGATACAAATAAAACTATTGAAATAATTTATAATCCTAATGTCATTTCATTTAAATCTAGAGTACCAGTATTAATGGAGAAACTCTTAAAAGGAATTGCAACAAATAATGAAAAAAAAGAGTTTGGAGTTTTATGGCAAGAAAGAGTTAAAAATATTTTTGAAAATATTGACAAGGTAATAAAAATAATATGA